Proteins found in one Nitratiruptor sp. SB155-2 genomic segment:
- the dapA gene encoding 4-hydroxy-tetrahydrodipicolinate synthase, giving the protein MEKVKGAMTALITPFRNGKLDEEAYARLIQRQIDNAIDAVVPVGTTGESATLSHAEHKRCIEIAVEVCKGTSTKVMAGAGSNATHEAIDLAQFAQKAGADAILSVSPYYNKPTQEGLYQHYKALAESVDIPVLLYNVPGRTGVDIKPETVCRLFDDVNNIYGIKEATGSIERCVELLAKRPELYVISGDDAINYPIIANGGMGVISVTANLLPDKISMLVHAGLAGQFDTAKMINDELFDINKALFCESNPIPIKAAMYIAGLIDTLEYRLPLLEPSKEHMQLIEKTLAKYEVV; this is encoded by the coding sequence ATGGAAAAAGTAAAAGGAGCAATGACCGCACTTATCACCCCGTTTCGCAATGGGAAACTGGATGAAGAGGCCTATGCCAGGCTCATCCAAAGACAGATCGACAATGCTATCGATGCAGTGGTACCGGTAGGAACCACTGGAGAAAGCGCGACTCTCAGCCATGCAGAGCATAAACGGTGTATCGAAATAGCTGTGGAAGTATGCAAAGGAACATCCACAAAAGTGATGGCAGGTGCTGGAAGCAATGCGACCCATGAAGCGATCGATCTGGCCCAATTTGCCCAAAAAGCGGGAGCAGATGCAATATTGAGCGTGAGCCCATATTACAACAAACCTACCCAGGAAGGTCTATATCAACACTATAAGGCTTTGGCAGAATCTGTGGATATCCCGGTACTTTTATACAACGTTCCGGGAAGAACTGGCGTCGATATCAAACCAGAAACTGTCTGTCGTCTTTTTGATGATGTGAATAACATTTATGGGATCAAAGAAGCAACCGGATCGATTGAGCGATGTGTCGAACTCCTTGCAAAACGACCAGAACTCTATGTGATCAGTGGCGATGATGCGATCAACTACCCTATCATAGCAAACGGCGGAATGGGTGTAATTTCTGTAACGGCGAACCTCTTGCCTGACAAAATCTCGATGCTCGTACATGCTGGACTTGCGGGTCAATTCGATACGGCAAAGATGATCAACGACGAACTTTTCGATATAAATAAAGCGCTCTTTTGCGAATCAAATCCTATTCCTATTAAAGCGGCGATGTACATAGCCGGTCTTATCGATACCCTGGAGTATCGCCTGCCACTCTTAGAACCAAGCAAAGAGCATATGCAGCTCATCGAAAAAACATTAGCAAAATATGAGGTAGTATAA